One Poecilia reticulata strain Guanapo linkage group LG4, Guppy_female_1.0+MT, whole genome shotgun sequence genomic window carries:
- the LOC103463091 gene encoding uncharacterized protein NCBP2-AS2-like translates to MLSRMLAYLVNNLQVIEKLAESRPIRRAAQLTAYALTKAQIVGRDTSERVMRSQTLRQVRQEAGRVPGDLEEASNRLRRVRETFVKEVKDGWKDGSRRIKK, encoded by the coding sequence ATGCTATCTCGCATGTTAGCGTATCTCGTCAATAACCTCCAGGTTATTGAGAAGTTGGCGGAGTCCCGTCCGATCCGGAGGGCGGCTCAGCTYACGGCGTACGCCCTCACMAAGGCTCAGATCGTCGGCCGGGACACGTCGGAGCGAGTCATGCGGTCCCAGACGCTGCGGCAGGTCCGACAGGAAGCCGGCAGAGTCCCCGGCGACCTGGAGGAGGCGAGCAACCGCCTGCGGAGAGTCCGGGAGACGTTCGTGAAGGAGGTGAAGGACGGATGGAAAGATGGCTCCAGGCGGATCAAGAAGTAG
- the fkbp2 gene encoding peptidyl-prolyl cis-trans isomerase FKBP2 → MRLLLLVVMAALSLGPAAVRGADKKKLQIGIKKRVDNCPIKSRKGDVLNMHYTGKLEDGTEFDSSIPRGQPFTFTLGTGQVIKGWDQGLLGMCEGEKRKLVIPAELGYGDRGAPPKIPGGATLVFEVELLSIERRSDL, encoded by the coding sequence ATGCGGCTGCTGTTGCTGGTGGTAATGGCGGCTCTCTCCCTCGGCCCCGCGGCGGTTCGCGGAGCCGACAAGAAGAAGCTGCAGATCGGGATCAAGAAGCGAGTGGACAACTGTCCCATCAAGTCCCGCAAAGGTGACGTGCTGAACATGCACTACACCGGCAAGCTGGAGGACGGAACGGAGTTCGACAGCAGCATTCCCCGGGGCCAGCCGTTCACCTTCACCCTGGGAACCGGCCAGGTGATCAAGGGCTGGGACCAGGGCCTGCTGGGCATGTGCGAGGGCGAGAAGAGGAAGCTGGTCATCCCGGCGGAGCTGGGCTACGGAGACCGGGGAGCTCCGCCGAAGATCCCCGGAGGAGCGACGCTCGTCTTCGAAGTGGAGCTGCTGAGCATCGAAAGGAGATCGGACCTTTGA
- the ncbp2 gene encoding nuclear cap-binding protein subunit 2 translates to MSAKLNALTSDSYIEVSQYRDQHFKGNRYEQEKLLKQSNTLYVGNLSFYTTEEQVHELFSKCGDVKRIIIGLDKIKKTACGFCFVEYYTRGDAENAMRFVNGTRLDDRIIRTDWDAGFKEGRQYGRGKSGGQVRDEYRQDYDPARGGYGKLAQQHRSTERPNSF, encoded by the exons ATGTCCGCGAAGCTAAACGCTTTGACTAGCGATTCGTACATCGAGGTCAGTCAGTACAGAGACCAGCACTTTAAG GGGAATCGCTATGAACAGGAGAAGCTGCTGAAGCAGAGCAATACTCTGTATGTGGGGAATCTCTCCTTCTACACCACAGAGGAGCAG GTGCATGAGCTGTTTTCTAAATGTGGCGACGTGAAGCGCATCATCATAGGTCTGGATAAAATCAAGAAGACGGCTTGTGGATTCTGCTTTGTAGA ATATTACACGCGGGGAGACGCGGAGAACGCCATGCGCTTCGTTAACGGCACACGGCTGGACGATCGCATCATCAGGACGGACTGGGACGCTGGCTTCAAGGAGGGCAGGCAGTACGGCCGCGGGAAATCTGGAGGACAA GTCAGGGATGAGTACAGGCAGGACTACGACCCGGCCAGAGGCGGCTACGGTAAGCTAGCTCAGCAGCATCGGAGCACAGAGAGACCGAACTCTTTTTAG